The following coding sequences lie in one Periophthalmus magnuspinnatus isolate fPerMag1 chromosome 24, fPerMag1.2.pri, whole genome shotgun sequence genomic window:
- the rmdn3 gene encoding regulator of microtubule dynamics protein 3, with translation MNSSLGRNGLIGLLVGATAGLGVIAFIIYREVRRRSPRLAVAAQTALPRPMESGDGAAVMLRNILDDQEVEAQQEALAAVEAVVQGLSPDQQVVLRQQLDQVLSCVTSLRSEVAELRGGLQDIALQIIQDVKKGVEDSQRIRRRRHYIPRERTDSTTSSSVYFTASQGLTSTYETSEGGYSTANAESDYTDRETDREEPEQGADPESEGEDQSCATVITLKQHDSQDEDLDGDTGAVGQDTWGEGVRGLQLLTETPSGELALLLAQSDILHTGDSRLKEEGYKLLQDNRAEYDDNREFVWRLARAHSDMYWCTGDPQSRRSLAQQGLEEAELAIQKNGLDKDCHKWFAMLADVTTDDGSMHNKLKSSRIMKEHLDRALALTNTDPVCFYLLAKWCYQVATLNWLEKKAAAALYQSPPSSSLQQALDNFLKAEELSPGFSKTVRLYIAKCHQELGNVSEASKWMDLAKKTFPTTLQDEGTSKILESHFPNPTKTMKD, from the exons ATGAACTCTTCGCTCGGGAGAAATGGACTGATAGGGCTCCTAGTGGGAGCTACAGCTGGTTTGGGCGTGATAGCCTTCATCATTTATcgggaggtgaggaggagatctCCGAGGCTAGCTGTGGCAGCTCAGACTGCACTCCCACGACCAATGGAAAGTGGTGATGGAGCGGCAGTGATGCTGAGGAACATTCTGGATGATCAGG AGGTGGAGGCGCAGCAGGAAGCCTTAGCTGCTGTGGAGGCTGTGGTCCAGGGCTTGTCTCCTGACCAGCAGGTGGTGCTACGGCAGCAGTTGGACCAGGTCCTGAGCTGTGTCACCTCCCTGCGCTCAGAGGTGGCTGAGCTGAGGGGGGGTCTCCAGGACATCGCTTTGCAGATTATTCAGGACGTCAA GAAGGGAGTGGAGGACAGCCAACGCATTCGCCGCCGTCGGCATTACATTCCCCGAGAGCGCACAGACTCCACCACCTCCAGCTCTGTTTACTTCACAGCCAGTCAGGGCCTGACCAGCACCTACGAGACCAGTGAGGGGGG GTACTCCACAGCAAATGCTGAGTCAGACTACACAGACCGGGAAACTGATCGAGAGGAGCCTGAGCAGGGTGCAGACCCAGAGTCAGAGGGTGAGGACCAGAGTTGTGCCActgtcatcactctgaaacagcATGACTCTCAGGATGAGGACCTGGATGGGGATACAGGTGCTGTAGGACAAGATACCTGGGGTGAAGGTGTGAGAGGCCTGCAGCTACTGACAGAAACCCCTAGTGGAGAGCTGGCTCTGCTATTGGCCCAGAGCGACATTCTGCACACAGGAGACTCAAGACTAAAGGAGGAGGGCTACAAGCTGCTGCAAGACAATAGGGCAGAG TATGACGACAATCGTGAGTTTGTTTGGCGTCTGGCTCGAGCCCACAGTGATATGTACTGGTGTACAGGAGACCCTCAGAGCAGAAGGTCCTTGGCACAGCAAG GTCTGGAGGAGGCAGAGCTTGCTATACAAAAGAATGGACTGGACAAAGACTGCCATAAATG GTTTGCTATGTTGGCAGACGTGACAACAGACGATGGGAGCATGCACAACAAACTAAAAAGCAGTCGCATCATGAAG GAGCATCTGGACCGGGCCCTGGCTCTCACCAACACTGACCCTGTCTGCTTCTACCTGCTCGCTAAGTGGTGCTATCAG GTTGCAACATTGAACTGGCTGGAAAAGAAGGCAGCGGCTGCCCTGTATCAAAGCCCCCCCAGCTCTTCTCTGCAGCAGGCCCTTGACAACTTTCTGAAG GCAGAGGAACTGAGTCCAGGATTCTCCAAGACTGTGAGACTCTACATAGCCAAG TGCCATCAGGAGCTGGGGAATGTGTCGGAGGCCTCAAAATGGATGGATCTGGCAAAGAAAACCTTCCCCACCACCCTTCAG gaTGAAGGGACATCCAAAATTCTGGAATCTCACTTCCCAAATCCCACTAAAACTATGAAGGACTGA